The Bosea sp. 685 DNA window GTCGCTGCGCCCAGCCCGGTCGCGGCCATATGCATCTGGCCGCGCTTCGTCCGCCAGGCGCGCGCCTTACTGGGCGACGGGCCCGTGCGCATCGCAACCGTGGTGAATTTCCCCGAAGGCGGGACGGCCATCGCGCCGGTCCTGCGCGAGACCGAACAAGCGCTCACTGAGGGCGCCGACGAGATCGATCTCGTCCTGCCCTGGCAGGCCTTCCTCGCCGGCTATCTCGAGAGCCCGCGCGCCATGGTCAGGCTGGTGAAATTGCGCTGCGGCGACAAGCGGCTCAAGGTCATCCTGGAGACCGGGGAATACCCCGATCTCGCCCAGGTCCAGGCCGCCGCCGAGCTCGCCATCGCGGAAGGGGCCGACTTCATCAAGACCTCGACCGGCAAGACGGTGCATTCGGCCAGCATTCCCGCCGCGCGGACGATGCTCCAGGTCATCGGGGCGACCAAGCGCCCCGTGGGGTTGAAACCCTCCGGCGGCATCAGGAGTTTGTCCGATGCGGCGAGCTATCTCGCGCTTGCCGACGCGATCATGGGGCCGGACTGGGCGACGCCGGAAACCTTTCGTTTCGGCGCGAGCGGGTTGCATCAGGTGCTCGTCGACGTGATCGCGGGCGGCGCGGCGGGGCAAGCGAACGGACCCTATTGAGATGAAGCTGACCCAGGAGATCATCGCCGCAAAGCGCGACGGCGCTGAATTGCCGGATGCCGACATCCGGCAATTCGTCGCGGGCATCACCGACGGCTCGGTCAGCGAGGGCCAGGCCGCCGCCTTTGCGATGGCGATCTTCTTCCGCGACATGAACGCGAAGGAGCGCGTCGCGCTGACGCTGGCCATGCGTGATTCCGGCACTGTGCTGAACTGGGACGACCTGCCCGGCCCAGCCCTCGACAAGCATTCGACCGGCGGCGTCGGCGACACTGTGAGCCTGCCATTGGCGGCGGCGGTCGCGGCCTGCGGCGGCTTCGTGCCGATGATCTCGGGGCGCGGGCTCGGCCATACCGGCGGCACGCTCGACAAGCTCGACGCCGTACCGGGCTATGTCACGCAGCCCGACATCGCGCTGTTCCGCAAGGTGGTGCGCGAACAGGGCTGCGCCATCATCGGCCAGACCGCCGACCTCGCCCCCGCCGACAAGCGGCTCTACGCCATTCGCGACGTGACGGCGACGGTCGAGACCATTCCGCTTTTGACCTCCTCGATCCTGTCGAAGAAGCTCGCGGCCGGGCTGCATGGCCTCGCCATGGATGTGAAGTTCGGCTCGGGCGCCTTCCTGACCGATTACGGTCAGGCGCGTGCACTCGCCGACGCGCTGGTTGGCGTCGCCAATGGCGCGGGCCTGCCGACGACGGCCTTGATGACCGACATGGACGAGCCCCTGGCGAGCGCAGCCGGCAACGCGCTCGAAGTGGCTTACGCCCTCGACCATCTGACGGGCAGGCGACGCGAGCCGCGCTTCCATGAGGCGACGGTGGCGCTGGCGGCCGAGATGCTGCTGCTGGGCCGGCTCGCGGGCGATCTCAATGAGGCCCGCGCCAAGATCGAGGCCGCTTTCGTCTCGGGCGCGGCGGCAGAGCGCTTCGCGCAGATGGTCGCGGCGCTGGGCGGGCCGAGCGACCTGCTGGAACGGCCGGAGAAATATCTCGCGCCGGCACCTGTCGTGAAGCCGGTCTTTCCGGTTGCGCCGGGCACGGTCCAGGCCATCGACACGCGCGGCGTCGGCTTCACCATCGTCGCGCTTGGCGGTGGGCGCAGCCGCGCCGAAGACCGCATCGACCACAGCGTCGGCATCGTCGATCTCGCGGGCATCGGCGACAGCGCGGGACCGGAACGTCCTCTCGGCATCGTTCATGCACGTAGCGAAGCCGGCTTCGCTGCGGCCCAGGCCCGCTTGCGGCAGGCCTATCGCATCGGCGAGGGTAAGGCCGGCCACGGCCCGCTCGTCACGGAACGCATCACGGAGAATTCGCACGCATGAGTCTACTTTTGGCGATGACCGGTTGGCATGTCGAGGATTGGCGCGCCCGCTTCCAGGCGCTGCTGCCCGACATCCCCGTGGTGATCCTCGGCGAGCCCTTCGATCGGCGCGCGGTGCATTACGTCGCAAGCTGGAAGCACCCTGAAGGGAGCCTTGCCGGACTGCCCAACCTCGCCGCGATCTTCTCGCTCGGCGCCGGCGTCGATTTCCTCTTCGCCGACCAGCGCCTGCCGGAGGCGCCGATCGCGCGTGTCGTCGACCCCGACCTGACGACGCGGATGAGCGAATACATCGTGCTGCACTGCCTGATGATCCTGCGTCAGCAGCGCCGCTATGACCGCCAGCAGCCCGTCAAGAGCTGGGAGGACGACCGCTATCAGCCGGCGGCGCGCTCGGTGCGCGTCGGCATCATGGGGCTCGGCGAGCTCGGGCTCGATGCGGCGCGCAAGCTCCAGGTCATGGGTTTCGACGTGGCGGGCTGGAGCCGCAGCCCCAAGAGCGTCGAGGGCCTCACCACCTTCGCCGGCGAGGACGGCATGGCCGCGTTCCTGGCGCGTACCGACATCCTCGTCAGCCTGCTGCCGCTGACGCCGGAGACGAAGGGCACGATCAACGCCACCCTGCTCGCCGGTCTCGCAAGGGATGGCCGGCTCGGCGGACCGTTCCTGATCAATGCCGGGCGCGGCGGCTTGCAGGTCGAGGCCGATATCATGGCCGCGTTGGAGGCCGGCACGCTCAAGGGCGCGACGCTCGATGTGTTCGAGACCGAGCCGCTGCCGGCGGACTCCCCGCTCTGGAGCCATCCGGCGGTCACGGTGACGCCGCACAACGCCGCGATGTCCGAGCCCGAGGCGGTGGCAAATCTGATCGCGGCACAGATCCGGCGCCTGGAAGCAGGCCAGCCGCTGGAGTATGTCGTCGATCCGAAGCGGGGATATTGATCCCCGGTCATTCCGGGGCGCTGCGGAGCAGCGAACCCGGAACCCACGACTGGGTGAGCATGATCGGCTGAGGTTATCGGAGGTCGCGTCCAGTCGTGGGTTCCGGGTTCACGCCTGCGGCGCACCCCGGAATGACAAAGGCGGGCCGTCATCGCTCCGTCATCCCGCCGTCGCGGCGCTGAAACGCGACCCCGCCAAGTCCTCTGGGTCATTCCCCCAGCCCGGAGCGTTCCATGCGCCTGTCCCTCGTCGCAGCCTTGCTGCTGTCATCGACCATCCTCGCCGGCGCCCAGGATGCGCAGAAGGAATTCCCCGCCAAGCTCGCCGGCCATGCCCTGCTGCCGGCCAACACGATCATCGCCGCCCCAGCCGATGCGCCGGCCGACCTCAAGGTCTCCGGCAAGTTCGTCACGCCCGGCAAGCGCGTCGAGGCCGTCGGCACGGTGATGGGCACCTCGGGCGGGCGCCCGACCGGCCTGTCGACGCCATTTGCCGGCCAGCCAGTGCAGGGCTTCTCCGGCATCCGCTCGCTGGGCAATGGCGAGTTCCTGGTGCTGACCGATAACGGCTTCGGCGCCAAGGCGAACTCGCCGGACGCGATGCTGTTCTTCCACCGCCTCAAGGCCGATTTCGCCAGCGGCAAGATCGAACGGACCGCGACCACCTTCCTGCACGACCCCGACAAGAAGATCCCCTTCCGCATCGTCCATGAGGGCACGGAGAAGCGCTATCTGACGGGCGCGGATTTCGATCCGGAATCGATCCAGCCGATCGGCGGCAAATTCTGGATCGGCGAGGAGTTCGGCCCCTATCTCATCCGCGTCGACGCTGACGGCAAGGTCGAGGCCGTGTTCGAGACGCTCGTCGACGGCAAGCCCGCCCGCTCGCCCGACCACTACGCCGTGACCACGCCCAACGCGCCCAACCTCCCGGTCGAGTTCAATGTCCGCCGCTCCAAGGGTTTCGAGGGCATGGCGCAGTCGCCCGATGGCCGCTTCCTCTATCCGCTGCTGGAAGGCCCGCTCTGGAACGCCGAGACCAAGGGCAATGAGGAGGTCGACGGCAAGGAGGTGCTGCGCATCCTCGAATTCGACGTGGCTGCCGAGAAATGGACCGGCCGCTCCTGGTTCTTCCCGCTGGAGCAGAAGGGCCTCGCCATCGGCGACTTCAACATGATCGACGGAACGACAGCTCTCATTATCGAAAGAGATAACGGCGAAGGCACCGCCGACAAAGCCTGCGCCGCTGGCCAGAAGGGCCCCGACTGCTTCCACGACGTCGCCAAGTTCAAGCGCATCGTGAAGATCGAAATGACCGACGCCAATGTCGGCAAGCCGGTGCGCAAGGTCGGCTTCATCGACCTCTTGAAGATCGCCGACCCGGACAAGAAGGCCCGCCAAGGCGCCATCGACGGCGTGCTGCCCTTCCCCTTCTTCACCATCGAGAACGTCGATGTGGTCGACCGCGCCAACGGCATCATCGTCGTCGGCAACGACAACAACCTGCCCTTCTCCTCCTCGCGCGATCCGAAGAAGGCCGACGACAACGAACTGGTGCTGCTCTCGGTGAAGGAACTGCTCGACGCGAAGTGAGCCGCGCGCACGCCCTCCAAGTCGCGGACAGGTCAATCCGCGACTTGGAGATCTCCGCTCAAGTCATGGCCGGCCTTTGGCCGGCCATGTGCGTTTGTGAAACCTGCCCTTGAATGGCTGTTTTCACAGGACTATATTAGCGGGCACCAAGCACTCCATGTGCGAGGGCAGTGGTTTGGATGATCGACACTCATGGAGGTGATCATGTTGACCGCGAATACGGACGGCAGACGGCCGCAGGACTTGTGCAACCTCATCCTGGCCGCGTGCCTGTTCATCTCTCCCTGGATTTTCGGCTTCGTGGGCGAGGCTATGCCCACCCGAAACGCCTGGATCGTCGCCGTGGCGCTCGCCCTGGTGGCCTTCGCGGCGCTTTCGGTCTTCGCCGAGTGGGAGGAATGGGTGAACCTGGCGCTCGGCGTCTGGCTGATGGCGGCCCCCTGGATGCTCGGCTTTACCGGCAACTTCAACGCGTTCTGGACCCATATGATCCTGGGCGCCTTGACGGCGGCGGTATCGGCCTGGGCGGTCTGGGATTATCGGCACGAGCCGCACGCCACGGCCTGACCGGGCCGTGACATGACACTATGGCCCGCCGCCGCGAGGCGACGGGCTTTTTCGTGCCCGCGACGATCAGGCCACGCGCTTATCCGCGGAATCGCAGAGATCGACGAGCAGGCAGCGGACGCATTCGGGCCTGAGCGCCTTGCAGGTGTAGCGGCCATGCAGGATCAGCCAGTGATGCGCATGCCTGCCGAACTCCCGCGGCACGGCCTTCTCCAACCCCAGCTCGACCTGCAGCACGTTCTTGCCCGGCGCGATGCGCAAGCGATTGGCGACGCGGAAGACATGGGTGTCGACTGCGTGGGTGATCTCGCCGAAGGCCATGTTGAGCACGACATTGGCCGTCTTGCGGCCGACGCCGGGCAGCGTCTCCAGCGCCTCGCGGTTGGCCGGCACCTCGCTGCCGAATTCGGCGATCAGCTTTTCGCAGAGCGCGATCACGTTCTTCGCCTTGGTGCGGAACAGGCCGATCGTCTTGACCAGCTCGCGCACTTGGCTTTCGCCGAGCGCCAGCATCTTTTCCGGGGTATCGGCGAGCTCGAAGAGCTTGCGCGTCGCCTTGTTGACGCCGGCGTCGGTCGCCTGCGCCGAGAGCACCACGGCGACCAGAAGAGTGAAGGCGTTGACGTGTTCGAGCTCACCTTTGGGCTCGGGCTCGGCGGCGCGGAAACGCTCGAAAATCTCGCGGATGCCCGCCGCGCTGCGGGCGCGCGGCTTCGTGATCCCGGGGGCGGCGGGCGCGCGGCGTTTGGACCTGTTCTCTTGCATCATCGCGGCGTTATAGTTGGGCCATGAAACCCGGCAAGTCCGATTCAGCCGCGACCGGCGACGCCTCGGCCATGGCGGCCGAGCGCCCCGTCTTCGACGCAACGATCACGCCGCATCGCTCGCTGGGGCAAAACGGCTTCCGCATCGTGATGACGCTGGTCTGCCTCTCCAGCGTCGTCTCCTCGATCCCCTTCGTCGTGCTCGGCGCCTGGCCGGTGGCGGGCTTCTTCGGCCTCGATGTCGCGGCCTTGTTCATCGCCTTCCACGTCAATTTCCGGCATGCGCGCGCCTTCGAGCGGGTCATCGTGACGCCGCTCGAAGTCTTGCTGCGCAAGGTCTCGCATCATGGCCGCGAGGCGGTCTGGCGCTTCAACCCGGCCTGGACCAAGCTCGAGCGAGAGAATGACGAGGATTATGGCTTGCTGCGGCTGAGCCTGGTCTCGCGCGGGCAGCGCGTCGCGGTGGCGGGAGCACTCTCGCCGCATGAGCGCGAGGGCTTTGCCGATGCGCTCGGCGCGGCGCTGGCCAGCGCAAGGCGCGGCCCGGATTTCGGAGCGGCCTGACAGGCCCGCGTCAGGCCTGTCAAATGTCAGCTTTTCGGGTGTGACGCTTTCGGGTTGTG harbors:
- the deoC gene encoding deoxyribose-phosphate aldolase → MSEASVAARALALLDLTDLTEDASEAGLSSLCTRAVAAPSPVAAICIWPRFVRQARALLGDGPVRIATVVNFPEGGTAIAPVLRETEQALTEGADEIDLVLPWQAFLAGYLESPRAMVRLVKLRCGDKRLKVILETGEYPDLAQVQAAAELAIAEGADFIKTSTGKTVHSASIPAARTMLQVIGATKRPVGLKPSGGIRSLSDAASYLALADAIMGPDWATPETFRFGASGLHQVLVDVIAGGAAGQANGPY
- the deoA gene encoding thymidine phosphorylase produces the protein MKLTQEIIAAKRDGAELPDADIRQFVAGITDGSVSEGQAAAFAMAIFFRDMNAKERVALTLAMRDSGTVLNWDDLPGPALDKHSTGGVGDTVSLPLAAAVAACGGFVPMISGRGLGHTGGTLDKLDAVPGYVTQPDIALFRKVVREQGCAIIGQTADLAPADKRLYAIRDVTATVETIPLLTSSILSKKLAAGLHGLAMDVKFGSGAFLTDYGQARALADALVGVANGAGLPTTALMTDMDEPLASAAGNALEVAYALDHLTGRRREPRFHEATVALAAEMLLLGRLAGDLNEARAKIEAAFVSGAAAERFAQMVAALGGPSDLLERPEKYLAPAPVVKPVFPVAPGTVQAIDTRGVGFTIVALGGGRSRAEDRIDHSVGIVDLAGIGDSAGPERPLGIVHARSEAGFAAAQARLRQAYRIGEGKAGHGPLVTERITENSHA
- a CDS encoding glyoxylate/hydroxypyruvate reductase A yields the protein MSLLLAMTGWHVEDWRARFQALLPDIPVVILGEPFDRRAVHYVASWKHPEGSLAGLPNLAAIFSLGAGVDFLFADQRLPEAPIARVVDPDLTTRMSEYIVLHCLMILRQQRRYDRQQPVKSWEDDRYQPAARSVRVGIMGLGELGLDAARKLQVMGFDVAGWSRSPKSVEGLTTFAGEDGMAAFLARTDILVSLLPLTPETKGTINATLLAGLARDGRLGGPFLINAGRGGLQVEADIMAALEAGTLKGATLDVFETEPLPADSPLWSHPAVTVTPHNAAMSEPEAVANLIAAQIRRLEAGQPLEYVVDPKRGY
- a CDS encoding esterase-like activity of phytase family protein, with translation MRLSLVAALLLSSTILAGAQDAQKEFPAKLAGHALLPANTIIAAPADAPADLKVSGKFVTPGKRVEAVGTVMGTSGGRPTGLSTPFAGQPVQGFSGIRSLGNGEFLVLTDNGFGAKANSPDAMLFFHRLKADFASGKIERTATTFLHDPDKKIPFRIVHEGTEKRYLTGADFDPESIQPIGGKFWIGEEFGPYLIRVDADGKVEAVFETLVDGKPARSPDHYAVTTPNAPNLPVEFNVRRSKGFEGMAQSPDGRFLYPLLEGPLWNAETKGNEEVDGKEVLRILEFDVAAEKWTGRSWFFPLEQKGLAIGDFNMIDGTTALIIERDNGEGTADKACAAGQKGPDCFHDVAKFKRIVKIEMTDANVGKPVRKVGFIDLLKIADPDKKARQGAIDGVLPFPFFTIENVDVVDRANGIIVVGNDNNLPFSSSRDPKKADDNELVLLSVKELLDAK
- a CDS encoding SPW repeat protein, yielding MEVIMLTANTDGRRPQDLCNLILAACLFISPWIFGFVGEAMPTRNAWIVAVALALVAFAALSVFAEWEEWVNLALGVWLMAAPWMLGFTGNFNAFWTHMILGALTAAVSAWAVWDYRHEPHATA
- the nth gene encoding endonuclease III, which translates into the protein MMQENRSKRRAPAAPGITKPRARSAAGIREIFERFRAAEPEPKGELEHVNAFTLLVAVVLSAQATDAGVNKATRKLFELADTPEKMLALGESQVRELVKTIGLFRTKAKNVIALCEKLIAEFGSEVPANREALETLPGVGRKTANVVLNMAFGEITHAVDTHVFRVANRLRIAPGKNVLQVELGLEKAVPREFGRHAHHWLILHGRYTCKALRPECVRCLLVDLCDSADKRVA
- a CDS encoding DUF2244 domain-containing protein, with the translated sequence MKPGKSDSAATGDASAMAAERPVFDATITPHRSLGQNGFRIVMTLVCLSSVVSSIPFVVLGAWPVAGFFGLDVAALFIAFHVNFRHARAFERVIVTPLEVLLRKVSHHGREAVWRFNPAWTKLERENDEDYGLLRLSLVSRGQRVAVAGALSPHEREGFADALGAALASARRGPDFGAA